In the genome of Raphanus sativus cultivar WK10039 chromosome 4, ASM80110v3, whole genome shotgun sequence, one region contains:
- the LOC108848390 gene encoding 1-acylglycerol-3-phosphate O-acyltransferase gives MAEETSKTAGDSSGATAAATNAAKSKWKILRPNSLRWIPTSTDYTIAAEKRLLSILKTPYVQERVNIGSGPPGSKVRWFRSSSNESRYINTVSFDAKEGSPTLVMVHGYGASQGFFFRNFDALASRFRVIAIDQLGWGGSSRPDFTCKSTEETEAWFIDSFEEWRKSKNLSNFILLGHSFGGYVAAKYALKHPEHVQHLVLVGSAGFTAESDPKSEWLTKFRATWKGAVLNHLWESNFTPQKLVRGLGPWGPGLVNRYTSARFGAHSEGTELTDEESRLLTDYVYHTLAAKASGELCLKYIFSFGAFARKPLLQSASEWKVPTTFIYGMNDWMNYQGAVEARKHMKVPCEIIRIPQGGHFVFIDNPSAFHSAVLYACRKHLTQEQDSSHQEQLPYGLRLV, from the exons ATGGCGGAGGAAACCTCAAAGACGGCGGGGGACTCATCTGGCGCTACGGCGGCTGCTACGAACGCGGCGAAGTCGAAATGGAAAATCTTGAGACCCAATTCACTCCGATGGATACCAACCTCCACCGATTACACAATCGCCGCCGAGAAGCGTCTTCTCTCCATCCTCAA GACGCCTTATGTACAAGAACGAGTCAACATTGGTTCAGGACCACCAGGTTCCAAAGTCAGGTGGTTTAGGTCTTCTAGCAATGAGTCTAGGTATATCAACACTGTCTCCTTTGATGCCAAGGAAGGCTCTCCCACTCTTGTCATGGTTCATGGATACGGTGCTTCTCAAGGTTTCTTCTTCCGTAATTTTGATGCCCTTGCCTCTCGATTTAGGGTCATCGCTATTGATCAACTTGG GTGGGGTGGTTCAAGTAGGCCTGATTTTACGTGTAAAAGCACAGAAG AAACAGAGGCATGGTTTATAGACTCATTCGAGGAATGGCGTAAATCCAAGAACCTCAGCAACTTTATTCTATTAGGACACTCTTTTGGAGGTTATGTTGCTGCTAAGTACGCTCTCAAG CATCCTGAGCATGTTCAACACTTGGTTCTGGTGGGGTCTGCTGGGTTTACTGCAGAATCAGATCCCAAGTCGGAATGGCTCACTAAGTTTAGAGCAACATGGAAAGGAGCAGTCTTGAATCATTTGTGGGAGTCTAACTTCACTCCTCAGAAGCTGGTTAG AGGATTAGGTCCTTGGGGTCCAGGTCTTGTAAACCGGTATACAAGTGCAAGATTTGGTGCACATTCAGAAGGAACTGAGCTAACAGATGAGGAATCAAGATTGCTTACCG attatgTGTATCATACTTTGGCTGCAAAGGCTAGTGGAGAGCTGTGCTTGAAATACATCTTCTCATTTGGAGCATTTGCTCGGAAGCCCCTCTTACAAAGCGCATCAGAGTGGAAAGTGCCAACGACTTTCATCTATGGAATGAATGATTGGATGAACTATCAAGGCGCAGTGGAAGCGAGGAAACACATGAAGGTCCCTTGCGAAATCATTCGTATTCCACAG GGTGGCCATTTTGTGTTCATAGACAACCCATCTGCTTTTCATTCTGCTGTGCTTTATGCTTGCCGCAAGCATTTAACTCAAGAGCAAGACTCCTCTCATCAAGAACAACTCCCATATGGTTTGCGATTGGTTTAG
- the LOC108848383 gene encoding growth-regulating factor 8-like has product MGTRAERNKEDFVGGLGFGVVEQHTHKDVVMLPSHHYHSYSSPSSASFRHCPAGGVGDTMFSASNTSEMFSLAGSNSAGSAASAVSVADPFFTLSSSEEMGRSMSGKESVAFSEAQWQELERQRNIYKYMMASLPVPSELLTPFSKNNPSHTNNNYQDVARGGSLKLGIIASNASNNNRADMEPWRCKRTDGKKWRCSRNAVPDHKYCERHAHKSRPRSRKQVETPSSHHNETRPTKNVTSRFAASAYPQFYGQPLSQFSAVSTTTTLPPASSSYDHHHHSGLRWLMKEGDSIATLNQEIHETAQLKVGSSRELKRGFDYDLNYRQNEPLVDQRFGALEGLLSPNQGETARRLFVEGEQDEAMGSSLTLSMAGGGGMEEGEGRSHQHQWISHEGPAWICSTTTPGGPLAEALCLGVSNNPSTSTTTTSSCSRSSG; this is encoded by the exons ATGGGAACAAGAGCAGAACGTAATAAGGAAGATTTTGTTGGTGGGTTGGGTTTTGGAGTTGTAGAACAACACACTCATAAAGACGTTGTTATGTTACCGTCTCATCATTACCATTCATATTCATCGCCTTCCTCTGCTTCCTTCCGTCACTGTCCCGCTGGTGGTGTTGGCGACACCATGTTCTCTGCTTCAAACACTTCTGAAATGTTCTCCCTCGCTGGTTCTAACTCCGCTGGTTCTGCTGCTTCTGCTGTTTCTGTTGCAGACCCTTTCTTCACCTTGAGCTCCTCAG AGGAGATGGGAAGAAGCATGAGTGGAAAGGAAAGTGTAGCTTTCAGTGAAGCTCAATGGCAGGAGCTTGAGAGACAGAGGAATATATACAAGTACATGATGGCTTCTCTTCCTGTTCCTTCTGAGCTTCTCACACCCTTCTCCAAGAACAACCCATCACACACCAACAACAACTATCAAGATG TGGCGAGAGGAGGTTCATTGAAGCTGGGGATTATTGCTTCAAACGCAAGCAACAACAACAGGGCTGATATGGAGCCGTGGAGGTGCAAGAGAACAGACGGGAAGAAATGGAGATGCTCTAGAAACGCGGTACCTGATCATAAATACTGCGAGAGACACGCACACAAGAGCCGTCCTCGTTCAAGAAAGCAAGTGGAAACACCATCATCTCACCACAATGAGACTCGTCCCACTAAGAACGTTACTAGCCGGTTTGCTGCATCAGCTTATCCTCAGTTTTACGGACAGCCCTTAAGCCAGTTCTCTGCGGTTTCTACTACTACTACTCTCCCGCCAGCTTCCTCTTCTTATGATCATCATCACCATAG TGGATTGAGGTGGCTTATGAAAGAAGGCGACTCAATAGCAACGTTAAACCAGGAGATCCATGAAACTGCTCAGCTGAAGGTTGGATCAAGCAGAGAGCTCAAACGAGGATTTGATTATGATCTGAACTACAGACAGAATGAGCCATTAGTAGACCAGAGGTTTGGAGCATTGGAGGGTCTGTTGAGTCCAAACCAAGGAGAGACGGCGAGGCGGTTGTTTGTAGAAGGGGAACAAGACGAAGCAATGGGAAGCTCACTGACACTATCAATggctggaggaggaggcatggaGGAAGGTGAGGGAAGAAGCCACCAGCACCAGTGGATTAGCCACGAAGGACCGGCGTGGATCTGTTCAACAACAACACCAGGTGGACCATTGGCTGAAGCACTGTGTCTTGGTGTCTCCAACAACCCGAGTACTAGTACTACTACTACTAGTAGCTGCAGTAGAAGCTCAGgctaa